A genome region from Dreissena polymorpha isolate Duluth1 chromosome 16, UMN_Dpol_1.0, whole genome shotgun sequence includes the following:
- the LOC127863033 gene encoding neuronal calcium sensor 2-like has translation MGNKPAKPKGRYLSELLRQFPNMNFDELFNVYEDFQAQSRGRGRLSKSDFIKVYRRAFRGNRGATTLAENIFQSFDTDNSGYVDFVEFLVGLSLTEASLGGSDRETQFKKLKWAFNVYDKDRSGTIDKQEMRSIVRAVSELAPDDSFLGNGSADDFADRLFNHVDANGDGDITFEEFRRGAEINETLIDLLLPAPASILDQQTIYC, from the exons ATGGGAAACAAGCCTGCAAAACCAAAGGGTAGATACCTAAGTGAATTATTAAGACAATTCCCTAACATGAACTTCGatgaattgtttaatgtttacgaAGATTTTCAGGCGCAATCCCGAGGCAGGGGTCGCTTAAGCAAGTCAGATTTCATAAAAGTTTACCGAAGAGCTTTCAGGGGAAACAGAGGTGCAACAACTCTTGCAGAGAATATCTTTCAGTCGTTTGACACGGACAACAGTGGTTATGTCGATTTTGTGGAATTTCTAGTCGGTCTTAGTCTCACAGAAGCAAGTCTTGGTGGATCGGACAGAGAAACACAGTTTAAGAAACTAAAGTGGGCATTTAATGTTTACGACAAAGACCGAAGTGGGACGATCGACAAACAAGAAATGCGATCAATAGTGCGG GCCGTGTCAGAACTCGCTCCGGACGATTCGTTTCTAGGGAACGGCTCGGCTGACGACTTTGCAGATCGCTTATTCAATCATGTGGACGCGAACGGAGACGGAGATATAACATTTGAAGAGTTCCGAAGGGGAGCTGAAATCAACGAAACATTGATAGATTTACTACTCCCGGCGCCAGCCAGcattctggatcagcagacgatttattgctga
- the LOC127863034 gene encoding neuronal calcium sensor 2-like — protein sequence MGNRPAKPKGRYLNELIKKVPNMNFEEVLNTYEEFQAQSRGSGRLKQKDFIEVYKRAFQGNKGATALAESIFQSFDTDNSGYIDFEEFLVGLSLTEASLGGSDRETKLKKLKWAFNVYDKDRSGTIDKHEMRSIVRVVAELAPEDSFLRNGSAEDFADRLFNQVDANGDGDITFEEFRRAAEINETLIDLLLPAPAV from the exons ATGGGAAATAGGCCTGCAAAACCAAAGGGCAGATACCtaaatgaattaataaaaaaagttccCAACATGAATTTCGAGGAAGTGCTAAATACTTACGAGGAATTCCAAGCGCAGTCGCGAGGCAGTGGTCGCCTCAAGCAGAAGGATTTTATCGAAGTATACAAAAGAGCCTTCCAGGGGAACAAAGGGGCCACAGCTCTGGCCGAGAGTATCTTTCAGTCGTTTGACACGGACAACAGTGGTTATATCGATTTTGAAGAATTTCTAGTCGGTCTGAGCCTCACAGAAGCAAGTCTTGGTGGATCGGACAGAGAAACAAAGTTAAAGAAACTGAAATGGGCATTTAATGTCTACGACAAAGACCGAAGTGGGACGATCGACAAACACGAAATGCGTTCAATAGTGCGG GTTGTGGCAGAGCTCGCTCCGGAAGATTCGTTTCTAAGAAACGGCTCAGCAGAAGACTTTGCAGATCGCTTATTCAATCAAGTGGACGCGAACGGAGATGGAGATATTACATTTGAAGAGTTCCGAAGGGCAGCTGAAATCAACGAAACCTTGATAGATTTACTACTCCCAGCGCCAGCCGTTTGA